ACTTACCCAAAGGTGGTCACtcagccctccccacccagcccacatggggacagagggagggcgTCGCTGCTCCCTCGCCACGGTCAGCACTTGCCTCGAATTAACCTGGGATCTGGGTCAGAGGAGGCCCACCTTTCAGCGCCACGGCCTGCAGGGCAGAGCACAAGCGGGGAAGGCAAGTGGGCGGCAGTGGTGTCGGGAGAGAGCTCACAAGGGGCGGGGCCCCACGTGAAGGGCAGGGGGAGCGGCAGCCCTGGCCGCGCACCTTCCTTCCAGAGTCCCCGGGATGTGGTGGCTCGTGTCGCTCCTGGGGCTGCAGGTGGCTCCGGGCTTCCCCCTGGGCAAGCAGGCCTCAGGCCGGGCCCCCCAGCGCACCTCCCGGGAGTGAGATGCCCGTGCTTTTGCGCATCAGGGAAGCGAGTGATGCAGCCGCAGCTCCTAGAGGTGAACTTCAACCCAGACTGTGAGCGGGCCTGCAGGTTCCACCCGACCTTCTTCAACGACGTCTTCAGCACCTTGTACCTGGATGAGCCTGACAGCTGCCCCGTCACCCGCCTCGTCTAGGCGCCCGCAGGCCCTGCTGTGGGTGCTCATGGGCGGATCGCAGCCTCTGTTCCCGGAGCTGCTTCTGCACcgtgcccccgccccccgcccccactcctcCTGCTCACACCCTGGTGGCCCGGGACCCCTCCCCGGTTGGTCAGGAGCAGGGCCAGCTGTGCTGCCCCCGGGGCTGAGCGCTAGGCCCCCGCTCACACCCCCTTCACTGCCGTCTGTGTCTGTTCGGTGATTAGTCTCAGCTCAGCTAAGGGCTTTATTCTGGAGAGTTTGCTTCCTGGGGCGCTGTGCTTCCAGAGGGCGTTCGTGAAAGGGATCTGGGGAGCGTGACGCGGTGTTCTTTCTCAGAAACGAGCTTCCCTGGGAGCACCCGTGGGAGCCCAGCGGTTAACAGGCCCAGCTGGCTGCTTCCCAcgctctgccccaggccctgtgACAGGTGTCCCCAGGTCCCCGCCGGGAGCCTGCTTCTCAgacccagcctcctcccccttccccagcaaCCTCCCCTGAGGCCCCGGGGCAGGACAGCCACTGCCTTTGGTTGCTGTTGCCTTTCCATGCGGCCCCGTGGAAAGGGCCAGATGTGGCACCAGCACCAACCCGCCCGCTGGGCACTGCAGTGTTTCCAGCCTCGCCTGAGGTTGGCTGGGACACTCCAGTGAGGGGACTCGAGGAGAGGTGTGGGCGGCAGAGCACCAGGCAGTGGGGGGCTGAGAAAGATGCTTCCGGGGAGAATGCCGTCTTCCACAAGCTAGAGTCAGAATGTGGGGTTTTTGTAACTTTTTCATTTAtgggaagaaaatacaaaattttctttttccttaattttgtttctgaaattttgagTCAGTTTCCAGGGTAGTTTGTGTTGCCACAGTGGACCCAGCCCAGCTAACCAGACGGCGGGTCTGACTTTCATGGAGGAGCTGCCTGCAGAGCTttcgtgtgtgtgtacatgtgtgcgtgcgtgtcgtgtgtgtgtgcgcgtgcatgccTGCGTGTGTTGGGAGGTGCTTGTTTCATTCTGAAGCCAAGAGTGATCCTTGTAGCAAAACTGGACTTGACTTCACCTCTCACTTCTGTGTCTTTTGGGGTGTGTCTGTCCACTGTCTCTGCTAACCAGAATTTCAGCCTGTGTTCTGGAAAACACCCTTTCCTCCAGCCAAGTAGAGGTTTAGAGGGCAGGACACCTCATCTCTGGTTTTCTCCGTGGGAGAGCTGCTGCGTCCTGTCCCCTCCCGGACTTGATTTGTACCGCAATAAAGTATGCCTTCTCTACTTTTGCCTCCCTTTCTCTTTGGGGGCCCTGGAACCACAGGCCTGCGTGGTGtatcagttgttttccttgcTCATTGTCAAAGAAACCCAAAATATCAAGACGTATGCtttgagaaacagaagaaatgggATAGTATTTAGGCCTCCAAGTCCCTGTCTTTGGGCTGCTcttaacaaaatatcataaactGGGTGATTTAAACAACGGAGGTCTCTTTCTCactgttctagaggctgggaTGTCCTAAAGTCGCAGGGGAGGCAGATTTGCTGCCTGAGGTGGGACGCTCTCCCTGGTTCATAATCGGCTgtattctcactgtgtcctcgtGAGGTGGGAGGAGCGAGGGAGCTttctggggcctcttttaaagGCATTAATCCCATACgtgggggccccaccctcatgacctaatcactcacttcccaaaagccccaccaactaaccatcacactgggggttaggatttcagcatgaATTTGAGGGTATAAATAGGCAATAGTTCCTGACCCAAAGCTTGGTTTCCTAGCACTGGTTCCATTTCAGAGTGGGTTGCAGTAGGGACAGATGTGGAGCTGAGGCCCATCTCTGCATCATGACCAACACCCGGGAGCCTCGGTCCCCCTGTGAGCCCTGAATCCTGGCTCCGTGCTTACACCTGGGGCCCTCAGGGATGGAGTTCCCTCCTGCCTGATTCCTcatcctgggggtggggatgataGGAGACTGCCCACAGGACAGCGGGGGATGGTCCGTGGACCCTGTCAGCCGGCACAGTGGCGCCCCCTGGTGGTTTTGAAGGTTAAAACGAAAGCAGAGGGCCCCTGACACCCAGGCCAGGGCCCTTCCTGTGCCCCTCAGAACGGGTGCTCACACCAGGCTGTTCATCAGATGCCTCCCATGATGTTCCTGCTGGTTCCCAGTTAACTTGGGACCTGGTTGCCCAGTGCAATCCCAGTGGAATCAGCATAGTCGCTGGGATCAAAGGACCACGTGATCCAGGCTTTCCACAATTACAAATGTGCTTTCCCCCGATTCTAGAGGTCCTTACACCTCTGATCAGTGAAGATCAGACAACCCCCAGGAAGACCATCAAGCTGGGCTTCCAGGGTCCCAGAAGACTCGTTGCTGTGGAGACGGTTCTTATCCCTCTAGATACTTTCTGGTACCCATCTTCACCTGAGTCAGTTTCTCTGGGTTAAGAATTCATAAGTCAGACTCTGACGTTTGGGCTTGACAGGAGAGTCCCAGTAGCAGTGATAATTGTACCAAAGTTCTACAGGATGACACAGAAGAAATCCAAAAGGTGAAGCTTGAGATGCTGGCAGTGAAATTCAGAAAACGTCCCCAGTGATGACCTATGGCCAATAAACACGGCAGCTCTTTCATGGACACAGAATAGGATCTCTTGCTATAGGAGAGGCAGGCTTTCATCTTGCAGGGTCCAGAGCACAACCATAACATCAAAATGCCCGGCAAACAGAGTCGCTGTCGCTTCCCTGCTGATGACCAGCCAGCCCAGCCCTCTTGGGCTATGTGAACTCTTGCTCGCATCTTTTATGGCTAGTCGGACCGAGAAGGGTTCAGACACACGGATTTAAGGAGATCTCAGTTGAATGAAGCAGCTCCAGGAGAGACGCAGACCAGAAGGACTTGACAGATCTGTGTGCTGTGGATTTTCCCATTAAACCGACACAGAGACTGTCAGAACCCTGAAGCCCCTCGTGGGTGGCGACAGCTCAGAAATGCCATCTAATCGAGAAGCACGGGGAGAGCATCGTGAGAAAGTAGCAAACAAAACAGCAGAACGCACCCTCCTCTTGCCCGTTTTCCCGGGTGTTTCTATGGCCGTGTGTGTTTTTGTGGCCGGTAGAAAGGATGTGGGATGTTGCTAGAGATGAACAAACCCACGAATGTACGGAATGGAAAAAAGGGCTCTGCATGAGCACCACTGAGAAGATTCCAGAAGCCTCAGGTACATTCAATGTGCTAAGTCTGGCAGGCACACGGGTGCCCACGATGCTCCAAGGAGCACCCCTGACCGTCTTGGAGAACTTTAGAAATAAATTAGTGAAAAGGATGTGCAGAGTCACCCATCTGACCCTTCTGCTCCAATGAGCATCAGAAGAACTGGggagggacttcccgggtggtccagtgggtaaggctctgcactcccaatgcagggggcctgggttcgatccctggttggggaactagatcccgaatGCTGcggtgaagatcccgcatgccacaactaagacccagcacagccaaaaatacatacataaataaatttttttaaaaaaagaactggggAGCTGGCCGAGGGCTCAGCTAAGTGCTCGTGGCTACCAAGCAGCTGGATTCCTGAGCACAGTCTGTGGGACGTGAAATTCCACCAGAGTTGAGTGTGGGCAAAGTGACAGCCACTGAAAGAGCTGCCCCTTCTCTCAGAAGAATGCAGTCAGCTGTCTGCCCATCTCCTGGAGCATTCCGTACTGTTCGGTCACGTCCGGATGTGAGGACAGAAGAGGCAAGGCGAGAGGGAGGAGCGGCAAAAGCCACTGGCTGCCAAAATGAGTGTGAGCTCTAAATacggaaattttatttttacttaatttgaaTTAGCTTATTCAATGACCGAAACCAAAACAGACACGCAACAAAAAGGCCAGTAGCTTGGACCAGCCCTGGTCCTAGGAGTCTGCTGCCGGCCGCAGCACGGGTTGTAGGAACTCAGAGGGCGAGGAGTTGGCGCTCCAGCAGCAGCCTGGGTAAGAGGCTCTGCCCGGCCCCACTCCCAACAGCTGCCCGCACAGGTCATGGGTCCCCCAATTCGAAGCCGGGGGTGACACCTCCAAATCTGGGTGGACCTGGGCCGGGGAGGAGCTGTCTGCTGGGTTGGGGCATGGCCAATACTGCCTCTGACCTCGCCTCCCAGATGGAGTGTTTGCGAGGCTGTCCCTGACGGGGTGAGGCTGGCATGAGTCCCAGCACCCCAGGGACAGGTTGGTCGGCGTCCCCTGCTCTGGGCCCAGCCCCATCCTGGCTGAGGCCAGCAGAGGACCACGCTTGGCACCCGAGCAGAGTCAGGCATTGGACCAGGCAGGCTGTGGGCCTGTGCCCTTCAAGTGGCTGGGTTGGGCTTCCTGGACGTgaaggaggtgggcagggcctcCTCCCTCAGCTGCAGCTATGCCAGTGTCTGCTGCTCCACCCTGGACGGGCCACCTCCGCTCTTGGAAGGGTCCCGAGAATTGTGGCGAAGCCCCGGCCGGGCCCAACGTCATCTGGATGATACAACTCAGACGCATCCATCAAGAGGACGAGCCCCTCACCCTCCCCACGGCCAAGGGTCCCACCCAAGTAAAAAGGCCACTGCCAGGAGgttaaaaaactttatttggcTTATAAAATTCCACATTCTGACAGCGAGCTTCGAGCAGTGCAGAAAGCACAGGACTCTGTTTCTGGGGTGGGGGCTCGGCCTGGAGCACCTCTGAAACTGCTGGTGACCCCTGGGCTGAGACTGGACACACAGGCAGCCTGGCGGCCAGGAGAGCCCAGGGGCCACCACCACCAGCAACGCCTGACCCGCAGCGGCTGCAGTCCTCGGAGGGCGGGGCGCCTTCATTCCGAGAGCCGACGGCCACGGCTGTGGTCCTGGTTGTCCCGCCAGACGCAGTAGTTGAGCGTGGCCGCAAAGGCCAGCCAGGCCAGGTACGGGTAGAGCAGGCAGGCGGCCGGTGGGCTCACCTGGTGCCAGACCACGGCCGTGGCTGCCGCcactccacccatcagcaggagGTCCACCAGGGCctgcacagacacagagggatgACAGGGAGGCCTGAGGCTCCACGTACCCATGGGGCTGTGTGTCCCAGCTGCCCACTACCACTACGCCTGAGGGAACTCTCCATCCGCCTCTCAGTGACCTGGTCAAGCCCCTCCCccattttctgcctcagtttcctcatctgtaaaatgggaacaatcgCCCTTCCCTGACTATGCCATGTGTGGGGTGCACAGCACCAGGTGTAATGTGGGTTCTCCTATACCAACGGCCCCTAAGCCCATCAGAGCCCCACAAGGTTTCCTGCATTGGAAGAAGAGCAGCTGAGGGGCCCTGGTACCCTAAGAGCTTCTGAGAAGACGTGAACCAGGAGCCAAGtgcctcccctgcccccgccTTTAGACCCTGACCCTGGGGGTCTGGGATATGATGCCCCATGTCCCCCAAGGGAGGGGCCGTCTCCAGGGACCAGGGAGACAAGCCAAGGTCACACTCACCCAACCCATTTGTCGGGCACCGAAGAAGAGGGGGGGCCATGCCCAGTTCAGAGCCAGCTGCCCAGCGTAGAGGCCCAGGGGAACCACAGCCTCCTTCGAGAAGCCCCCCAGCTCTTTCCAGATCATGTAGGAGCCATACCTGAAAGAGAGGCTGCCGGTCAGGGCACCAACAGGCAAGAGGCCAGGAGCCTCCCTGCAGGGCCGGAAGCCAAGCTCACCTCTGGGACCACACACTGATGGCTCAGCCATGCCCTGCCACCGactgctgtgtggcctcagggaagttgcttaacctctctgggcctttgtttCTCATGGGGTTGCTGTGGAGATTCTACTTAATACACTGGCAGTGCCTAgggcagtacctggcacatgggacactcaataaatatttgacattATTATCTTCATCAGTGCTGTAAAGGGGGAAGCACATAAGGCATGCAAGTAAACAGGATGGGACTTTTGGGCTGGGCCTTAGAGGATGAGTATGAGTTTGCCAGGGGGAGGCAACGAGGATATGCAAAGGCTTAGAGGCATGCACGAGACCCCTGAGTGAGCCTATGTTACTGGTGAAGTCTGGGGGGCACTGGGGAGGTGAAGCAGAAGAGGGCCTGGTCATGGGGCTCTTAGGGCCACAAGGACAACAATAACACCaccaataataatagctaatgccCTCCAGCATTTACACACGCAGGCACCGCTCTTTCCGAGCATTAGCTCATTCATTCTCGTGATAACGTCATGAGATGGGCAGTACTACCACTCCCATGTTACAGGTGCAGAAACTGTGGCACAGACAGTCAAAGCGCTAAGGGCTTGTGGCAGGCGATCAGTAGGTGAGTCAGCATTTGAACCCGGGTGGTCTGAGGCCAGAGCCTGGGCTTTTTATTCTGTGAGGGGTTGGACCTTATCTGGACCACAGGGAGTTTCCACGGGGTTCCACAAGAGAGGTGCCAGATTTATGCTCCATCAGGATGTTGATGGTGGTGGGAGGCCTGGAGGCTGGAGCAAGTTAAGGCAGAAACAGTGGTGCCTGGGCCGGGATGGGGAGGAGAAAGCAGGATGCAGGAGGGCCTGGGGCTGGCAGAGGGTGTGGCCCAGGTGACACCCAGGTTTCCAGGGCTATCTTACTCCCATCAGAACCCTGgggcggacttccctggtggcccagtggttaagagtctgcctgccaatgctggggacatgggttcaatccctggtccgggaagatcccacatgccacagagcaactgagcttgtgagccacaactactgacgcccgcgcgcctagcgcccgtgctccacaagagaagccaccgcaatgagaagcccgcgccccgtaaaggagagtagcccccgcttgccacaactagagaaagcccgcgcgcagcaacgcagccctaaataaataaataaataaaagtgttttaaattaaaaaaaaaaagaaccctgggGCATCAGCCTGGTCTCTGCTACCTGCCCTCTGCAGCCCCACCCTGCACTGGGCTGGGACAGAACCAGTCTGCAGGGAACTTTCCAGAGAAGGGTGGGAAGCAGACCAGTCTCCTGGGTGCGGTTCCCACTGGAGCCACCGGGGGGTGGCGTGGGGGGGGGGCACTCCCCCATCCAGTCCTGCTTTGCCTGGTGGCAGTTCCTGGGTCTAGTCCAGGAAATCCTGTAGGGTCCCGACTCCAAAGCCCTGTGTCTGTGGGAGGTCCCTTGTCAAATGGGGGGGTCATGAAAATTAACCGAGACAAAGCCTGTCACCAGGCAGGTGCTCGACAAATGGCTACTATTACTGCTGTTCTTACTGCTACCGACCTTGGAAGCATCCACATGCCCACGTCTGAACTTTGCACACTGAGCCGGCCTCACCCTGCTGTTGTGAAAACAGCCAGAATGCCAGTACGGGGTTGCCCGCCCCTCCCAGGAGGCCCCAGAGGAAAAAGTTCAGTTGTGCAACCAACAGGCCCCATAGTTTTCTCCACCCTCACTTGCCAAACGAGGCCAGGAAGTGGTGCCCGCTGCCCCGGGAACACCTGCACAGTTCCCACTCTGGAGGAGAAGCTCTGCCCTCGGGCCTGGGCCTcgccctgccctgcctgccccggcAGGTGGACAGGCCCAGCTGCCAGGCCAGCACCCATGCCCACCTACCCCATGGCCGAGTACAGCGTGCCCCAGATGGGAGCCAGCGTCCAGCGGGGCGGGTGCCACAAGGGCTTCTGCAGGCCGGCGTACCAGCGGAGACTCTCCTCGCGGATATAGTGGGAGCCCAGGAAGCCCCCCAGACTGGGCACCAGCGTGAAGCCCACGGCGGGCACCCAGGGCGGGGCCattgctgctgcagctgctgttcCGGAAAGTTCTGAAAGAGAAGACAGGGCTGGGGTGAGAGGCGGTGATGCTCCAGAACTGGGGTGGGGCCTCCCCTGGCGTTTCCTGAGGACCTACCGTGCACAAACCAGGGGTGGGTCTGTTACCAGCCCCTCATCACTCATGGATCAACCAGTCAATTGATGGAACATGCAGGAGGTGCAGAAAAGATGTGTGAGGTTGGGGGGCCGGTGCTGAGTCCGCCCTGCAGCCCCACCCAGCCCAAGGGCCCCAGGGAGTGcgcttccacccccacccccacccccacccccacccatgaGGCTGCCCTGCCGGCTGCACGTCCACCCCCGCTCCAGCTGCCAGGCTCCTGTGCTCTCACCCTCACCCTTGACCTTGGGTCTCCTGGCAAGTGACCCCTCCTCTCTGCTGCCTCAATCACGGCCAGTTTGGGTCCCCCCACCAAGAAGGCTGCCCAACTCTCCCTCCCCGGGCGGTATTGTGAGGCCGCCTCGGTCCACACCCTGCGCCTGACGCTCCAATACTTCTCATTCAGTCATTCGTCATTCATTTCAACAACAGGTAGCAGACAGAGCTTGGCTCGAATACCCGCTCCCCACCAACATACTGTGGCCTCCGGCAAATGAACAGGACATCAACGTGGCCGACCTGGGTCCAGCCCAGTGTAGGGGGGTCTCTTTGTACATCATCCCACGGGCCCACCCTGAAATCACCTCCCCTTCCCTGTGTTCCAGAGAGGGAAAACAGCCTCCCTGGGGTCACACAGCACTCTGGGGTCAGGCTCTGCCCAGGTCGAAAAGCTGCTGGGCCCTGACGCCCAGGGCCATGGACGTGGTGGGTGGAAAGGGACAGAGTTTAAGGCTGGTGAGGGCCCCTCAGCAGCCCTGAGAGGCTGACGGGGCTCACGGCAAGGAAGGCCTGGATGCTGTCACCACTACCTCCAGGGCTGGAGCCCCCCAGGCAGGGACAGAGGGGACCCAATCTTCAGGTCTCTCCATTCTGCTCGTCAAACACTCCCCCTTGCCCAGCAGCCCCCAGGTCTGCGCTGAGGACCTAATAGGCGCCCAGCAGTGCTCAAGGCTCCCGGGGAACTGAGCTCATTGGGGCTGAGAGTCCAGCCAGACAGCAAgcggggccctgggctggggtcgGGGGCCAGCTCTGCCTAACCTGCTGTGGGACCCCAAGCCTATCAGCACCCCCaactgggcctcggtttccccaccaCAAAATGAAGGGGCTGAGCTCCTGCTAACACGCCCTGACTCTAGTTGGAGAAGCCGGAGTGTCTGTAGGAGATAAGAAGCCACACAGATGGATTATGTTCAACAAACTTGCAGGACGGcctgctggggtgggggctgggcacCCACGGCGGATGGAGCGGAAGAGGCCCAGACCTCAGACAGGGCACCCCGACCCGGGATCAGAGAGAAGATGGTGCTGGAAGGGCACGGAGCACTTTCTCCCAGGACACGGGAGGGGACTGCGGCGGGGGAGGAGAGAGGCACGAGGCAGACGGGGCAGCAGGTACCGGGAAGAGGCCTTGCCCATCcggaggcagtggggagccatcgGGGCTTCCGGGTGGAGGGCGAAGGCTGCCCAGGGCAGAAGGGGCAGCTGCTGGCCTGGCGCGGCACGAAGCTCCGTGAGATGCAGAAGCAACCTCAGTGCCCAACACCGGGGACTGTTAAGGATGGGTCAACCCCCAAGTCCAGCTTGGAGGACTCTTTAATGATGTGAAAACTGTCGTCAACATAACATTAAGTGCacaaagcagaatacaaaattgatACAGAATTATCCCAATTTTAGCAAAAAAcggatatgcattttaaaaacggTAACAAGTGCGTGAAGATGTTAGCAGCCATCACCCTCATAAAACAAACACCTCCTGGGGAACGGCTGTGAGCCTGGCCCGGGCACAGGCCCGACCCAAACACTGTCTTTCTGTCCTCACCCTTTGAGGGACCCACACCATCTTATCCCACCTGCCGACGGACCCATGCTGCAGAGCGGCGGGGGCGTTTGCCCAGGGCCCCTCCACAAGCGGGTAGCTTGGGAGTCTAAGGCCCACACGCAGCAGAGGGATTTACGATGCTTTGTTATTGCTTTCCGAAATGTCTATAATGAGCATACTTTCAAAAGGAACAGTCGGAGAGTGTCAGGCATCCAGCAGAATCCGGCTCTGCCATCTAGTGACTCTGATTCCTCCccgctgggcctcagttttctcgccTGTCGAGTGGGGACA
This genomic stretch from Phocoena phocoena chromosome 11, mPhoPho1.1, whole genome shotgun sequence harbors:
- the TSPO gene encoding translocator protein; this encodes MAPPWVPAVGFTLVPSLGGFLGSHYIREESLRWYAGLQKPLWHPPRWTLAPIWGTLYSAMGYGSYMIWKELGGFSKEAVVPLGLYAGQLALNWAWPPLFFGARQMGWALVDLLLMGGVAAATAVVWHQVSPPAACLLYPYLAWLAFAATLNYCVWRDNQDHSRGRRLSE